Proteins encoded within one genomic window of Xylophilus sp. GOD-11R:
- a CDS encoding penicillin-binding protein 1A: MATTPNFLTRAASAVRRHPWRAVACLPALLVAYVLLLIPFTPSIGDIRKARTERPAVLLSADDKVLAEFRRANREWVKLADISPHVVDALIATEDRRFYEHGGIDFRRTGAAVLNTLHGDRQGGSTITQQLARNLYPDEIGRAVSLTRKAKEAITALKIEGVYSKDEILETYLNTVSFLYNAVGIEMAARTYFDTTADKLDPLQSATLVGMLKGTSYYNPVNNPDRARDRRNIVLAQMVRSGALPETRLAELQKTPLKVDFERQTDATGPAPHLARQLRNWLFDWSERNGYDIYADGLRVRTTIDSRLQDFANRAVQKQADQLQRSADAMYAPRAWNPKRPEIQAMVRETAAYKSARDGGADDADALRQAFADADAMKVLRVQKSRLQAGFMALDPRDGQVRAWVGSRGYAEDQFDHVSQARRQPGSTFKPFVYGTAFAQGISPDESFMDEPIQLALGNGQVWSPTDEGEPSYAPMTLRDGLAFSKNIITAQLMQQVGPKNVADLARAMGVRQSKLDEVPSLALGTSPVTLKEMVTAYGSIANGGNFIEPILVLRIEDRDGKVLEEFHPGTPETALAQAPAQTLLDAMRGVIDRGTGAAIRSRYGIRGDLAGKTGTTQDNTDGWFILMHPQLVAGAWVGFNDSRMTMGGSWGQGARSALPMVGDFMAASLRAKVVDAAAEFDAPRQPIAPAQPDPSTSPPVERPENLFRPGGEGEGNGPISLLPPTQAQPVAMPQDMQVPTAPSSGPPLSQAAGDAGLTTAEKPASSGSLTRLSPSEADVRIGPRP, from the coding sequence ATGGCTACGACCCCCAACTTTCTGACGCGTGCCGCATCTGCGGTTCGCCGCCATCCCTGGCGTGCGGTGGCTTGCCTGCCTGCGCTGCTGGTGGCCTATGTACTGCTGCTGATTCCATTCACCCCGAGCATCGGCGACATCCGAAAGGCCCGCACGGAACGCCCCGCGGTGTTGCTGTCGGCCGATGACAAGGTGCTGGCCGAGTTTCGGCGGGCGAATCGTGAATGGGTGAAGCTCGCCGACATCTCGCCGCACGTGGTCGATGCGCTCATCGCCACCGAGGATCGGCGGTTCTACGAGCATGGCGGCATCGACTTCCGGCGCACTGGCGCGGCCGTGCTCAACACCCTGCACGGAGACCGGCAGGGCGGGTCCACCATCACGCAGCAACTCGCGCGCAACCTCTATCCCGACGAGATCGGGCGCGCGGTCAGCCTGACCCGCAAGGCCAAGGAGGCGATCACCGCGCTGAAGATCGAGGGGGTGTATTCCAAGGACGAGATCCTGGAGACCTACCTCAACACCGTTTCCTTTCTCTACAACGCGGTCGGCATCGAAATGGCCGCGCGCACCTACTTCGACACGACCGCCGACAAGCTCGACCCGCTGCAGAGCGCCACCCTGGTCGGCATGTTGAAGGGCACCAGCTACTACAACCCGGTCAATAACCCCGATCGTGCCCGCGATCGCCGCAACATCGTGCTGGCGCAGATGGTGCGCTCCGGCGCCTTGCCCGAAACGCGTCTGGCCGAGTTGCAGAAGACACCGCTGAAGGTGGACTTCGAGCGCCAGACCGATGCCACCGGCCCGGCGCCGCACCTGGCGCGGCAACTGCGCAACTGGCTCTTCGACTGGTCCGAACGCAACGGCTACGACATCTACGCCGACGGCCTGCGGGTGCGCACCACCATCGATTCACGCCTGCAGGACTTCGCCAACCGCGCGGTGCAGAAGCAGGCCGATCAGCTCCAGCGGTCGGCCGATGCGATGTACGCACCGCGTGCCTGGAACCCCAAACGCCCGGAAATCCAGGCGATGGTCCGTGAGACCGCTGCCTACAAGAGCGCCCGTGACGGTGGCGCCGACGATGCGGACGCGCTCAGGCAGGCGTTCGCGGACGCGGATGCGATGAAGGTGTTGCGAGTGCAGAAATCACGGCTGCAGGCCGGCTTCATGGCGCTGGACCCGCGCGATGGCCAGGTACGTGCCTGGGTCGGCAGCCGTGGCTACGCCGAAGACCAGTTCGACCACGTCTCCCAGGCACGCCGGCAGCCGGGGTCGACTTTCAAGCCCTTTGTCTACGGCACGGCCTTTGCCCAGGGCATTTCGCCCGACGAGAGCTTCATGGACGAGCCGATCCAGCTGGCGCTGGGCAATGGCCAGGTCTGGAGCCCTACCGACGAAGGCGAGCCGAGCTACGCACCGATGACCTTGCGCGATGGCCTGGCCTTCTCCAAGAACATCATCACCGCGCAACTCATGCAGCAGGTGGGCCCGAAGAACGTGGCCGACCTCGCGCGCGCCATGGGGGTGCGCCAGAGCAAGCTGGACGAGGTTCCGTCCCTCGCGCTGGGTACCAGTCCGGTCACCTTGAAGGAGATGGTCACGGCCTACGGCAGCATCGCCAATGGCGGCAACTTCATCGAACCGATTCTGGTGCTGCGCATCGAGGACCGTGACGGCAAGGTGCTGGAGGAGTTTCACCCCGGCACGCCCGAAACCGCGTTGGCCCAGGCGCCGGCGCAGACCTTGCTCGACGCCATGCGCGGCGTGATCGACCGCGGCACCGGCGCCGCCATCCGCAGCCGTTACGGCATCCGCGGCGATCTGGCTGGCAAGACCGGCACGACGCAGGACAACACCGACGGCTGGTTCATCCTGATGCATCCGCAGTTGGTGGCAGGCGCCTGGGTGGGTTTCAACGACAGCCGCATGACCATGGGCGGCAGCTGGGGACAGGGCGCTCGTAGCGCATTGCCGATGGTGGGTGATTTCATGGCGGCGTCGCTGAGAGCCAAGGTAGTCGATGCGGCCGCCGAGTTCGACGCGCCGCGTCAACCGATCGCACCAGCACAGCCGGATCCGTCGACCAGTCCGCCGGTCGAACGGCCCGAGAACCTCTTTCGGCCGGGCGGGGAGGGCGAGGGCAACGGGCCGATTTCGCTGCTGCCGCCCACGCAGGCGCAACCGGTCGCGATGCCGCAGGACATGCAGGTTCCGACTGCGCCGTCAAGTGGTCCACCGCTGTCGCAGGCGGCGGGAGATGCTGGGCTTACAACCGCGGAGAAGCCGGCTTCCTCGGGTTCGCTGACGCGCTTGTCGCCCAGCGAAGCGGACGTCCGGATCGGTCCCCGGCCCTGA
- the gshA gene encoding glutamate--cysteine ligase — protein MTSTDERLAALTPQRLQGMRRGIEKESLRSLPTGALALTPHPHPLGSALTHPHITTDFSESQVELITGVHASAEACMAEITEVHQFVHRAMAALDAHGDENLWVSSMPCGLPSDETIPLGRYGTSNVGRAKSVYRMGLGHRYGRRMQTISGIHYNWSLPGVSSEEYFDLIRNFRRHAFLLLTLFGASPAVCGSFVEGRPHQLEPIGEGSMHMPYGTSLRMGRLGYQSDAQATLSVSYNSLEGYAASLQDALTRPYPLYRDLGIRNPGGEYNQLATTLLQIENEFYGTIRPKRTIRQGERPLHALRERGVEYVEVRCMDLDPFNPVGISAQTMRFIDIFLLHCLLSDSPPDTPAEIAELAHNQHLTAARGREPGLVLSRQGKPVALVDWADEILTACLPIARAVDAAEGSVAYLQAVQAAQAAMRSPETLPSARVLATMSSQFGDSFVACTRAQSVVARDALLAMPWTEEQQARFEAASRLSFAEQKRIEDADTMPFEIYREQYVSPNRLVPARLAAVPA, from the coding sequence ATGACCAGCACCGACGAGCGCCTTGCCGCATTGACCCCGCAGCGCCTCCAAGGCATGCGCCGCGGCATCGAGAAAGAAAGCTTGCGCTCCTTGCCCACGGGTGCGCTGGCACTGACACCGCATCCGCATCCGCTGGGTTCGGCGCTGACCCATCCGCATATCACCACCGACTTCAGTGAGTCGCAGGTCGAGCTGATCACCGGCGTGCATGCGAGTGCCGAGGCATGCATGGCCGAGATTACCGAGGTGCACCAGTTCGTGCATCGGGCCATGGCAGCACTGGACGCCCATGGCGACGAGAACCTGTGGGTGTCCAGCATGCCTTGCGGCCTGCCGTCGGACGAGACCATCCCGCTGGGCCGCTACGGTACTTCGAATGTCGGTCGCGCCAAGAGCGTCTACCGCATGGGGCTGGGTCATCGTTACGGCCGGCGCATGCAGACCATTTCGGGCATTCATTACAACTGGTCGCTCCCCGGCGTGAGCAGCGAAGAGTATTTCGACCTCATCCGAAATTTTCGTCGCCATGCGTTCCTGCTGCTGACGCTGTTCGGTGCTTCTCCGGCCGTCTGCGGCAGCTTCGTCGAGGGCCGGCCTCACCAGCTGGAGCCTATCGGTGAAGGCAGCATGCACATGCCCTACGGCACGTCGCTACGGATGGGGCGCCTTGGTTACCAGAGCGACGCCCAGGCAACGCTTTCGGTCAGCTACAACAGCCTGGAAGGCTATGCGGCCTCACTGCAGGATGCGCTGACCCGGCCCTATCCGCTCTACCGCGACCTCGGCATCCGCAATCCAGGCGGCGAATACAACCAGTTGGCGACCACGCTGCTGCAGATCGAGAACGAGTTCTACGGAACCATCCGGCCCAAGCGCACCATCCGCCAAGGGGAGCGGCCATTGCATGCCCTGCGTGAGCGTGGCGTGGAATACGTCGAAGTGCGCTGCATGGATCTCGACCCGTTCAACCCGGTCGGTATTTCGGCGCAGACGATGCGGTTCATCGACATCTTCCTGCTGCACTGTCTGTTGAGCGACAGCCCGCCCGACACGCCCGCCGAGATCGCCGAGCTGGCGCACAACCAGCACCTGACGGCGGCGCGGGGACGTGAGCCGGGCCTGGTACTCAGCCGCCAGGGCAAGCCGGTGGCGTTGGTCGACTGGGCCGATGAAATTCTGACCGCCTGCCTGCCGATCGCCCGTGCAGTCGACGCCGCGGAAGGAAGCGTCGCGTATCTGCAGGCGGTGCAGGCGGCGCAGGCCGCGATGCGGTCACCCGAAACCCTGCCTTCGGCTCGCGTGCTGGCAACCATGTCCTCGCAATTCGGCGATTCTTTTGTGGCCTGCACCCGGGCACAGTCGGTGGTGGCCCGCGATGCGTTGCTGGCCATGCCCTGGACCGAAGAGCAGCAGGCGCGTTTCGAGGCGGCGAGTCGACTGTCGTTTGCCGAGCAGAAGCGCATCGAGGACGCCGATACCATGCCGTTCGAGATTTACCGCGAACAGTACGTGTCGCCCAACCGGCTGGTGCCGGCGCGGCTCGCTGCCGTTCCCGCCTGA
- a CDS encoding alpha/beta hydrolase, whose amino-acid sequence MTLLQTIELETAPQPTATVLLMHGLGASADDFVPMVPQLDLSGVGPVRFVFPQAPTMPVSINGGYRMPSWYDIVVSDLGRQEDAAGLRASRDAIEALILREKQRGIAANRIVLAGFSQGCAMSLMTGLRHGERLAGIAGMSGYLPLASTTAKERHLANGDVPIFLAHGTRDGVVPLARAEASRDALLELGYPVEWHTYPMEHTVCPPEVRQLEIFLQKVLA is encoded by the coding sequence ATGACCTTGCTTCAGACCATCGAGCTCGAGACCGCTCCGCAACCTACCGCTACCGTATTGCTCATGCATGGGCTGGGCGCCAGCGCCGACGATTTCGTGCCCATGGTTCCGCAGCTCGATCTGTCGGGTGTCGGGCCGGTGCGCTTCGTGTTTCCGCAGGCGCCGACAATGCCGGTGAGCATCAATGGTGGCTACCGCATGCCTTCGTGGTACGACATCGTGGTGTCTGACCTGGGGCGCCAGGAAGACGCAGCGGGCTTGCGCGCCTCGCGCGATGCCATCGAGGCATTGATCTTGCGCGAGAAGCAGCGCGGCATCGCTGCGAACCGCATCGTGCTGGCGGGCTTTTCGCAGGGCTGTGCCATGTCGCTGATGACAGGCTTGCGGCATGGCGAGCGCCTGGCGGGCATCGCCGGCATGTCGGGCTATCTGCCGCTGGCATCGACCACGGCGAAAGAGCGCCACCTCGCCAATGGCGATGTGCCCATCTTCCTGGCTCACGGCACGCGCGATGGCGTGGTGCCACTCGCGCGGGCCGAAGCCTCACGCGATGCGCTGCTGGAACTCGGTTATCCGGTGGAATGGCACACCTATCCGATGGAGCACACCGTTTGCCCGCCCGAAGTGCGGCAACTCGAGATCTTTCTTCAGAAGGTTCTGGCCTGA
- a CDS encoding GspH/FimT family pseudopilin, whose amino-acid sequence MRGVFLVELMVCLLVAAVLLALGLPGLRSMLRDMQVRVAAQDLVGALAWTRAEAVRGGAAITLRFRPRTECISPPARRHCGWEVFRDLDGNTKRDASEKLLAVHALPVQVDLPDVSSSAIQYLADGAVSTKGVHIVIGPTGAATGDPATRIVCSQFGGRVRIAMGEHC is encoded by the coding sequence ATGCGCGGCGTGTTCCTGGTCGAACTCATGGTCTGCCTGCTCGTAGCGGCGGTGTTGCTGGCCCTGGGTCTTCCGGGTTTGCGGTCCATGTTGCGCGACATGCAGGTCAGGGTCGCCGCGCAAGACCTGGTCGGCGCACTCGCCTGGACGCGGGCAGAAGCCGTGCGCGGCGGAGCCGCCATCACCTTGCGCTTTCGGCCGCGGACGGAATGCATATCGCCACCGGCGCGGCGGCACTGTGGCTGGGAAGTCTTCCGCGATCTCGACGGCAATACGAAGCGCGATGCTTCGGAAAAGCTGCTCGCCGTCCACGCGCTGCCCGTCCAGGTCGACCTTCCGGACGTCAGCAGCAGCGCTATCCAGTATCTCGCCGATGGCGCGGTTTCCACCAAAGGTGTCCACATCGTCATCGGCCCGACCGGCGCCGCCACGGGCGATCCGGCAACACGCATCGTTTGCTCCCAGTTCGGCGGCCGCGTGCGCATTGCCATGGGAGAACACTGCTGA
- a CDS encoding PilW family protein encodes MGGAMLADLMVGIALGLMVVIVAIASLFATLSAAAAARDAADLQQRADTALRLIGDEVRRAGSVRFSLPDAPSQFSHVFQGWNNTGLAVSGTEGGPGASDTLRLSYEPGTDDRDCLGYHPADSNHVDSEFQIGIESINAGRPALYCKGSGGAKISWQALVSGVDDLQVLYAIADPDGKIAYVGADKIDTTSRVLAVSICLQLSSEGRRGAGSALGCDGKPIAAPALADRIVFVARGIFRVRNAEI; translated from the coding sequence ATGGGCGGCGCGATGTTGGCCGACCTCATGGTGGGCATCGCGCTGGGGCTGATGGTCGTCATCGTGGCCATCGCATCCCTTTTCGCGACGCTGTCAGCCGCAGCTGCCGCTCGCGATGCCGCCGACCTGCAACAGCGCGCCGACACGGCCTTGCGCCTCATCGGCGACGAGGTTCGCCGTGCCGGATCCGTCCGCTTTTCCCTGCCCGACGCACCCTCGCAGTTTTCACACGTCTTCCAGGGCTGGAACAACACCGGTTTGGCGGTCTCCGGCACGGAAGGCGGCCCGGGAGCATCCGACACCTTGCGCCTGAGCTATGAGCCCGGCACCGATGACCGCGACTGCCTCGGCTACCACCCGGCCGATTCGAACCACGTTGACAGCGAATTCCAAATCGGCATCGAAAGCATCAACGCCGGCCGGCCCGCGCTGTACTGCAAGGGTAGCGGCGGCGCCAAGATCTCCTGGCAGGCGCTGGTCTCGGGAGTAGACGACCTTCAGGTTCTGTACGCCATCGCCGACCCGGACGGAAAGATCGCCTATGTGGGCGCCGACAAGATCGACACTACGAGCCGGGTGTTGGCCGTAAGCATCTGCCTGCAGCTGTCGAGCGAAGGTCGTCGCGGCGCCGGGTCAGCGCTCGGCTGCGACGGCAAACCGATAGCCGCGCCTGCATTGGCCGACCGCATCGTCTTCGTCGCGCGCGGAATCTTCAGGGTACGCAATGCCGAAATCTGA
- a CDS encoding pilus assembly protein: MPKSDRRNGERGVALFFVMLLLLLCSISVMGASRVTLLAEMMNGAAVDRAGAFAAAQALLRDAETEIRGAWSDATACRSDDAPSSCRAFGDRVAPPWTNEDYERLVEAVRSDPKLEPCRRGICAPTDPDQLAEFRAHLPALTSPANLVPTFAVHGQYAGTAPSTAGVQANPYLSQNARYWIEVFPYALTVTGGEEAIRFAPDPGRPFVFRITASVQGRRPGTQVLLQEVFVPSPLFGGT, encoded by the coding sequence ATGCCGAAATCTGATCGACGCAATGGCGAACGCGGCGTGGCCTTGTTTTTCGTGATGCTGCTGTTGCTGCTCTGTTCCATCTCGGTGATGGGCGCCTCGCGGGTGACGCTGCTCGCCGAGATGATGAACGGCGCAGCCGTCGACCGCGCCGGTGCCTTCGCCGCCGCCCAGGCCTTGTTGCGCGATGCCGAAACCGAAATCCGTGGAGCATGGTCCGACGCAACGGCTTGCCGGTCCGACGACGCTCCGTCCAGCTGCCGTGCCTTCGGCGACAGGGTGGCGCCACCCTGGACGAATGAAGACTACGAACGCCTGGTGGAGGCCGTCCGGTCCGATCCAAAGCTCGAGCCGTGCCGACGCGGCATCTGTGCGCCCACCGATCCGGATCAGCTGGCCGAATTTCGCGCCCACCTGCCCGCCCTGACAAGCCCCGCCAATCTCGTGCCAACCTTTGCGGTGCATGGCCAGTACGCCGGCACAGCCCCATCGACGGCGGGCGTCCAGGCAAACCCCTACCTCAGCCAGAACGCCCGGTACTGGATTGAAGTGTTTCCGTACGCGCTCACCGTGACTGGTGGCGAGGAAGCGATCCGCTTCGCGCCGGACCCGGGCCGGCCTTTCGTCTTTCGAATCACCGCCTCGGTGCAGGGTCGTCGCCCAGGCACGCAGGTCCTACTGCAAGAGGTCTTCGTGCCCTCACCGCTCTTCGGCGGTACATGA